A single region of the Salicibibacter cibi genome encodes:
- a CDS encoding YrhK family protein, with amino-acid sequence MAFKPAEELDLHLKHAQQRITAFYKFLYQINDLLLGLVFLTGSFLFFNDDTMFAGTVLFVIGSLQMLIRPIVSIVHDIHIKKVRKNHINPGMKA; translated from the coding sequence ATGGCGTTCAAACCTGCCGAAGAACTTGATTTACATTTGAAACATGCACAACAGCGCATTACTGCTTTCTACAAATTTCTCTACCAAATCAATGATTTACTGCTTGGCTTGGTATTCCTGACCGGGAGTTTTTTATTTTTTAATGATGACACAATGTTTGCCGGAACGGTGTTATTTGTTATTGGGAGTTTGCAAATGCTCATTCGTCCGATCGTTTCAATTGTGCATGATATTCATATAAAAAAGGTAAGAAAAAATCACATAAATCCAGGAATGAAAGCATGA
- a CDS encoding gamma carbonic anhydrase family protein — translation MIYPYDDKLPEIAKSCYIADGVVVTGDVSIGSDSSIWFHTVIRGDVAPTVIGNRVNIQDQCMLHQSPAHPLTIEDDVSAGHQVVLHGCAIRQKALIGMTATVLDGAEVGEEAFVAAGALVTPGTKIPPRTLAMGSPARVVRDLNEDDFEEMKRVREAYVERGKTYAKAEKET, via the coding sequence ATCATCTATCCGTATGATGATAAACTCCCCGAAATTGCAAAAAGTTGTTATATCGCCGACGGTGTTGTCGTTACCGGCGATGTATCGATTGGAAGTGACAGCAGCATATGGTTTCACACGGTGATTCGAGGCGATGTCGCGCCAACTGTTATTGGCAATCGCGTCAATATACAGGATCAATGTATGCTTCATCAAAGTCCTGCACATCCTTTAACTATTGAAGATGATGTTTCCGCCGGGCATCAAGTTGTGTTACACGGATGTGCGATCCGCCAAAAAGCTTTGATCGGCATGACAGCAACGGTGCTCGATGGCGCTGAAGTCGGAGAAGAGGCGTTTGTCGCGGCAGGCGCACTCGTCACTCCCGGAACGAAAATCCCGCCGCGAACACTCGCAATGGGAAGTCCCGCACGGGTCGTTCGCGACCTAAATGAGGATGATTTCGAAGAAATGAAGCGTGTGCGCGAAGCATATGTAGAGCGCGGGAAAACCTATGCAAAAGCAGAAAAAGAAACATAA
- a CDS encoding aminopeptidase codes for MTTFQEQIESYADIALNVGVNIQEGQTLFIRSPLFAADFVRIVAEKAYKAGAKHVRVDWSDEELTRLKFELAPEEAFSEFPNWYAQAMEEEAENNAAFLTITGGDPDLLKGIDPEKVSTANKTSGKAMEGFRGYIQSDKVSWSIVAVPSVKWAERVFPEAEGEEAVSKLWNAIFDATRVNEPDAVTAWQEHLKTLDEKMEALNSKHFHALHYTAEGTDLTIELPETHLWASGGSVSKAGVNFVANIPTEEVFTAAKKKGVNGKVSSKKPLNYGGTLISDFTLTFENGKVVDFQAEEGEETLQRLLKGDDGASYIGEVALVPHRSPISDTNIIFFNTLFDENASNHLALGSAYAFNIEGGKDMEKEELEEKGLNTSITHVDFMVGDADMDIDGIHKDGTREPVFRNGDWAF; via the coding sequence ATGACGACATTTCAAGAGCAAATCGAAAGCTATGCAGATATCGCCTTAAACGTCGGTGTCAACATTCAAGAAGGGCAAACACTCTTTATACGTTCCCCGTTGTTTGCCGCTGATTTCGTCCGCATCGTCGCGGAAAAAGCGTACAAAGCAGGCGCAAAACACGTTCGTGTCGATTGGAGCGATGAAGAACTTACACGCTTGAAATTTGAACTCGCTCCCGAAGAAGCATTTTCCGAATTTCCGAACTGGTACGCACAGGCAATGGAAGAGGAAGCGGAAAATAACGCCGCTTTTTTAACCATTACCGGCGGGGATCCCGACCTGCTGAAAGGCATCGACCCGGAAAAAGTCTCCACTGCCAACAAAACGAGCGGGAAAGCGATGGAAGGCTTTCGAGGCTACATTCAATCGGACAAAGTGAGCTGGTCCATCGTTGCAGTACCTTCCGTGAAATGGGCAGAGAGAGTCTTTCCGGAAGCCGAGGGAGAAGAAGCCGTTTCTAAATTATGGAATGCAATCTTTGACGCAACTCGCGTAAACGAACCCGACGCTGTTACCGCTTGGCAGGAGCACTTGAAAACGTTGGACGAAAAAATGGAAGCCCTAAACAGCAAACATTTTCATGCTTTGCACTATACAGCAGAAGGAACCGATCTGACGATTGAGCTTCCTGAAACGCACCTTTGGGCATCCGGAGGAAGCGTCAGCAAAGCAGGCGTAAATTTCGTTGCCAACATCCCGACCGAGGAAGTTTTTACTGCCGCTAAGAAAAAAGGTGTAAACGGAAAAGTTTCCAGTAAAAAACCACTCAACTATGGCGGAACCTTGATCAGCGACTTTACATTAACGTTTGAAAACGGGAAAGTGGTTGATTTTCAAGCAGAAGAAGGCGAAGAAACATTGCAACGATTGCTGAAAGGAGATGATGGCGCTTCTTATATCGGAGAAGTTGCCCTCGTTCCACACCGTTCCCCCATTTCAGACACAAATATTATTTTCTTCAACACGCTATTCGACGAAAATGCCTCCAATCACCTCGCTTTAGGGAGTGCCTACGCATTCAACATTGAAGGCGGCAAGGACATGGAAAAAGAAGAATTGGAGGAAAAAGGCCTCAATACAAGCATCACCCATGTTGATTTCATGGTCGGAGATGCGGATATGGACATCGATGGCATTCATAAAGACGGCACACGAGAGCCCGTTTTCCGAAACGGGGACTGGGCCTTTTAA
- the metK gene encoding methionine adenosyltransferase, giving the protein MEANGRRLFTSESVTEGHPDKICDQISDRILDEILKKDPNARVACETVANTGMILVTGEITTTTYVDISKVARETLKDIGYTRAKFGLDADTCAVMTAIDEQSPDIAQGVNTALESREGKMSEEEIEAIGAGDQGLMFGYADDETEEYMPLPIFLAHQLARRLSKVRKDGTIPFLRPDGKTQVTIEYDKENRPLRVDTIVISAQHQSEVAMARLEKEIMAHVILEEVSEHLIDEETNIFINPTGRFVIGGPQGDAGLTGRKIIVDTYGGIARHGGGAFSGKDATKVDRSASYAARYVAKNIVAAELAKKCEVQIAYAIGVARPVSISIDTFGTGKVKESLLLQLVEKHFDLRPAGIIHMLGLRRPIYGQTAVYGHFGRTDIDLPWERTDKATLLKEDAFVAEAK; this is encoded by the coding sequence ATGGAAGCGAATGGACGCAGACTCTTTACGTCTGAATCAGTCACGGAAGGCCATCCGGATAAAATTTGTGACCAGATTTCCGATCGAATTCTGGATGAAATATTAAAAAAAGATCCAAATGCCCGCGTTGCTTGTGAAACGGTGGCAAATACGGGGATGATTCTGGTGACAGGAGAGATTACGACGACGACATATGTCGATATCTCCAAAGTCGCCAGGGAGACGTTGAAAGATATCGGTTATACACGTGCAAAATTCGGACTTGATGCCGACACGTGCGCGGTGATGACCGCAATTGATGAACAATCTCCCGACATTGCCCAAGGGGTTAACACTGCTTTGGAATCGCGGGAAGGCAAAATGTCCGAGGAAGAAATTGAGGCAATCGGTGCCGGAGACCAAGGGTTAATGTTTGGTTATGCTGATGATGAAACCGAAGAGTATATGCCGTTGCCGATTTTTTTGGCGCACCAATTGGCACGACGTCTGTCAAAAGTGCGAAAAGATGGAACGATTCCTTTTTTGCGTCCGGATGGAAAGACGCAGGTAACGATTGAATACGATAAAGAGAACCGGCCGCTGCGTGTAGATACGATCGTTATTTCCGCACAGCATCAATCGGAAGTGGCCATGGCCAGGCTTGAAAAAGAAATAATGGCTCACGTTATCTTGGAAGAGGTTTCGGAGCATTTAATCGACGAAGAAACCAATATTTTTATTAACCCGACCGGTCGATTTGTGATTGGCGGCCCGCAGGGAGATGCAGGGCTGACAGGACGGAAAATCATCGTGGATACGTATGGCGGCATTGCGCGTCATGGCGGAGGTGCTTTTTCCGGGAAAGACGCGACAAAAGTGGATCGCTCTGCTTCCTATGCTGCCAGGTATGTTGCGAAAAACATTGTTGCCGCAGAACTTGCAAAAAAATGTGAAGTGCAAATTGCTTACGCAATCGGCGTTGCCCGCCCGGTTTCCATTTCTATTGATACGTTTGGAACAGGTAAGGTAAAGGAGAGCCTTCTTTTGCAACTCGTGGAGAAACATTTTGATCTGCGACCGGCCGGCATTATTCATATGCTAGGGTTGCGGCGCCCGATTTATGGCCAGACCGCTGTTTATGGTCATTTTGGGCGAACGGATATTGATCTCCCTTGGGAACGTACGGATAAAGCCACGTTGCTTAAAGAAGATGCTTTTGTAGCGGAAGCGAAATAA
- the pckA gene encoding phosphoenolpyruvate carboxykinase (ATP), with protein sequence MSTVSFASALDHLLNQRQAEFDLPEPRLVERALARDEGILTKAGAFAATTGTYTGRSPKDKFIVDEPSTREDIDWGPVNAPIDREVFSALYRKVLHYLGQQEAIFVTHGYAGKDQSYRLPLKVVNEYAWHNLFARQLFVRPNIGEDPAAEDGFTIVSAPRFKADPKVDGTRSEAFVLISFEEKVILIGGTEYAGEMKKSIFSVMNYLLPAREVMPMHCSANTGKEGDVALFFGLSGTGKTTLSADPNRFLIGDDEHGWSENGIFNIEGGCYAKCIQLSEEKEPDIYHAIRFGAVLENVVVDEESRLPDYDDTYYTENTRAAYPIEHIDNMLAQGKAGHPNTIIFLTADAFGVLPPISKLTKEQAMYHFLSGYTSKLAGTERGITEPEATFSSCFGAPFLPRHASVYAEMLGEKIDAHDANVFLINTGWAGGSYGTSDRIDLAHTRAMVHAALEGELNQVESVMDPIFGLHVPTRCPGVPDNVLQQRETWNDLEEYERKAKELASKFHRNFERFTHVPENIRNAGPLL encoded by the coding sequence ATGAGTACCGTTTCATTTGCATCAGCCTTGGACCATCTTTTAAATCAAAGACAGGCCGAATTCGATCTTCCCGAGCCTAGGTTAGTGGAAAGGGCACTCGCGCGTGATGAGGGCATTCTCACGAAAGCCGGTGCTTTCGCGGCGACGACGGGGACATATACCGGCCGCTCTCCTAAAGATAAATTTATTGTCGATGAACCATCTACCCGCGAGGACATCGACTGGGGACCGGTAAATGCGCCGATTGATCGTGAAGTGTTTTCTGCGCTTTATCGCAAAGTGCTTCATTATCTTGGACAACAAGAAGCGATTTTTGTCACCCACGGCTATGCCGGAAAAGATCAAAGTTATCGTTTGCCGCTCAAAGTGGTTAATGAATATGCGTGGCACAATTTATTTGCCCGCCAGTTATTTGTCCGCCCGAACATCGGTGAAGATCCAGCTGCAGAAGATGGCTTCACCATCGTTTCCGCCCCCAGATTCAAAGCGGATCCAAAAGTGGATGGAACTCGGTCGGAAGCATTCGTCCTTATTTCTTTTGAAGAAAAAGTGATCCTCATCGGTGGTACGGAATATGCCGGTGAAATGAAAAAATCGATTTTTTCCGTGATGAACTATCTTTTGCCGGCACGGGAAGTTATGCCGATGCATTGCTCGGCGAATACCGGAAAAGAAGGGGATGTCGCCCTCTTTTTTGGATTATCGGGAACAGGAAAAACAACGCTTTCCGCTGATCCCAATCGCTTTCTCATCGGAGACGACGAACACGGCTGGTCCGAAAACGGTATTTTTAACATTGAAGGGGGCTGTTATGCAAAGTGCATCCAGCTCTCCGAGGAAAAAGAACCGGATATCTACCATGCCATTCGCTTTGGAGCGGTCTTAGAAAACGTTGTAGTAGACGAAGAATCACGCTTGCCTGATTACGACGATACGTATTATACGGAAAACACACGCGCCGCTTACCCTATCGAGCACATCGATAACATGCTTGCGCAGGGAAAAGCAGGCCACCCGAACACGATCATTTTCCTTACGGCTGATGCATTCGGCGTGCTCCCGCCAATCAGCAAGCTGACGAAGGAGCAAGCGATGTACCATTTTCTGAGTGGTTACACAAGTAAGCTAGCGGGCACGGAACGAGGCATTACCGAGCCGGAAGCTACCTTCTCCAGTTGCTTTGGGGCACCGTTTTTGCCCCGCCACGCATCCGTATACGCGGAAATGCTTGGCGAAAAAATCGATGCGCATGACGCCAATGTTTTCCTTATCAACACCGGCTGGGCCGGCGGCAGCTATGGCACGAGCGATCGCATCGACTTGGCGCACACGAGAGCAATGGTACACGCAGCGCTTGAAGGAGAACTAAATCAGGTAGAATCCGTCATGGATCCTATTTTCGGTCTCCATGTTCCCACTCGTTGCCCGGGCGTTCCCGACAACGTTTTACAACAACGTGAAACGTGGAATGACCTGGAAGAGTATGAGCGAAAAGCAAAAGAGCTTGCCTCGAAATTCCACCGCAATTTTGAACGATTTACACACGTCCCGGAAAACATTCGAAATGCCGGGCCACTTCTTTAA
- a CDS encoding ABC transporter substrate-binding protein, which yields MNKWIRRGLAPVLAVPFILTACSNGDDGDDDTVEVAEVTRSIFYAPLYVAIEEGFFADENIDIDLTTTWGGDTTMTALLSDSADVALVGSETSIYVHAQNPSDPVVNFGALTQTDGTFLVSREPMPDFSWEDLEGTSYLGQRAGGMPQMAGEYTLRQNGIDPHEDVELDQSVDFENISGAFASGSGDFVQLFEPNATEFEEEGIGHVVASFGEESGTLPYTSFITKESMIEEDEDVLVRFNRAIYEAQQFVENESPETVAASIAPYFDETSEDVIANVVERYDAQDSFAEDPYIDEEGWHHLQDIMEESGELPERIDYEDLVNTDIADRALE from the coding sequence ATGAATAAATGGATCCGACGGGGATTGGCTCCGGTACTTGCTGTGCCTTTCATTTTAACCGCTTGTTCCAACGGCGATGATGGCGACGACGACACGGTAGAAGTGGCGGAAGTGACACGTTCCATTTTCTATGCCCCGCTTTATGTCGCCATTGAAGAGGGCTTTTTTGCCGATGAAAACATTGACATTGATCTTACAACTACTTGGGGCGGCGACACGACCATGACTGCGCTCCTATCGGATAGTGCAGATGTGGCGCTTGTCGGTTCGGAAACATCCATATACGTACACGCGCAAAACCCAAGTGATCCGGTTGTCAACTTTGGGGCGCTCACGCAAACAGATGGCACGTTCCTCGTTTCCCGAGAGCCGATGCCGGACTTTTCTTGGGAAGATCTTGAAGGAACGTCATACTTGGGACAACGCGCAGGTGGCATGCCACAAATGGCCGGTGAATATACCCTCCGCCAAAACGGGATTGATCCTCACGAAGACGTAGAGCTGGACCAAAGTGTCGACTTTGAAAATATCTCCGGTGCATTTGCGTCCGGTAGTGGGGACTTTGTGCAATTATTCGAACCAAATGCCACTGAATTCGAAGAAGAAGGCATCGGGCATGTCGTCGCCTCTTTCGGTGAAGAATCCGGCACGCTCCCATATACCTCTTTCATTACGAAGGAAAGCATGATCGAAGAAGATGAAGATGTGCTCGTTCGTTTTAACCGCGCCATCTATGAAGCACAACAATTCGTGGAAAACGAATCACCAGAGACGGTCGCCGCATCCATTGCCCCTTATTTTGATGAAACATCGGAAGACGTCATTGCTAACGTCGTTGAACGCTATGACGCTCAAGATTCCTTTGCAGAAGACCCTTATATTGATGAAGAAGGATGGCACCATCTCCAAGATATTATGGAGGAGTCCGGAGAATTGCCTGAGCGCATCGATTATGAAGATCTCGTTAATACCGACATTGCTGACCGGGCATTGGAATAA
- a CDS encoding ABC transporter ATP-binding protein — protein MALLALRDVEKHFFSRENVLEAIRNVSLEVNTGEFLSIIGPSGCGKTTILSMIAGLMEQSEGEILLQDAPITNTNTDVGYMLQQDYLFPWLTIGQNIDIALTITKMKNQQNQVYTRDLLDQMGLADREHDMPAALSGGMRQRVALVRTLAAKPSLLLLDEPFSALDFQTKLKLEDLIHETLKEKRKTALLVTHDISEAIAMSDRIILLTNRPATIKKIFMMPEELKILSPLEARQHPTFQDWFQLIWKELENLESEIE, from the coding sequence ATGGCGCTTTTGGCATTGAGAGATGTGGAAAAACATTTTTTTTCTCGTGAAAACGTCCTTGAGGCGATACGAAACGTTAGTTTGGAAGTGAATACAGGGGAATTTCTCTCCATTATTGGTCCGAGTGGTTGCGGAAAAACAACCATTCTATCCATGATTGCAGGGTTGATGGAACAGTCGGAAGGGGAAATTCTTCTCCAAGATGCCCCGATAACGAACACAAATACCGATGTTGGCTATATGTTGCAGCAGGATTATCTTTTTCCTTGGTTAACGATCGGCCAAAACATAGACATCGCGCTCACGATTACGAAAATGAAAAATCAACAAAATCAGGTCTATACACGTGATTTGCTCGATCAAATGGGGCTGGCGGACCGGGAACATGATATGCCCGCCGCCCTTTCCGGAGGAATGAGGCAAAGGGTTGCGCTCGTTCGAACACTTGCCGCCAAGCCCTCATTGCTACTTTTGGATGAACCTTTTTCAGCATTGGATTTTCAAACGAAACTTAAATTGGAAGACTTGATTCACGAAACATTAAAGGAAAAAAGAAAAACGGCATTACTCGTAACCCATGACATCAGTGAGGCGATTGCCATGTCCGATCGGATTATTCTCCTGACGAATCGGCCTGCTACCATTAAAAAAATCTTTATGATGCCGGAAGAGCTTAAAATTTTGTCGCCTCTTGAAGCACGTCAACATCCAACGTTCCAGGATTGGTTCCAATTGATCTGGAAGGAGTTGGAAAACCTTGAGTCCGAAATTGAATGA
- a CDS encoding ABC transporter permease — translation MSPKLNEQHAQFRSRLKREQLFVHISQIVILAAFFSLWELASRLQWIDPLIFSSPSSVWNLFVDMLANNTLYVHIGITVLETILGFLIGTFGGILIAAFLWWSPFMSRVLDPYIVVLNATPKVALGPMLIVIFGASMTSVIAMGVLISIIVTTLVIYGAFKETDENLVKVIDTFGANKLQRFRYVIVPASYPAMVSALKVNVGLAWVGVIVGEYLVSNEGLGYMIIYGFQVFNFDMVMLSLVLVAILATIMYQLVAMLEKFLMRNRN, via the coding sequence TTGAGTCCGAAATTGAATGAACAACATGCACAGTTTCGTTCGCGGTTAAAACGAGAGCAATTATTCGTTCACATCAGTCAGATCGTAATATTAGCCGCGTTCTTCTCTTTGTGGGAATTGGCGAGCCGATTGCAATGGATCGACCCCTTGATCTTTAGTTCACCCAGCAGTGTATGGAACCTTTTCGTCGATATGTTGGCAAATAACACGCTGTATGTACACATCGGCATCACCGTACTGGAAACGATCCTCGGCTTTTTGATCGGAACGTTCGGCGGCATATTGATTGCAGCCTTTCTATGGTGGTCCCCTTTTATGTCGCGCGTATTGGATCCGTATATTGTCGTTTTGAACGCGACGCCCAAAGTTGCCCTCGGACCGATGCTCATCGTTATTTTCGGTGCAAGCATGACATCCGTCATTGCAATGGGCGTTCTCATCTCGATTATCGTTACAACCCTTGTCATCTACGGCGCGTTTAAAGAAACAGACGAAAATCTGGTTAAAGTCATTGATACGTTTGGTGCCAACAAACTGCAACGGTTTCGGTATGTCATTGTACCCGCTTCCTACCCCGCAATGGTATCAGCCTTAAAGGTAAACGTCGGGCTTGCGTGGGTCGGGGTGATTGTCGGGGAATACCTTGTATCCAATGAAGGCCTTGGGTATATGATCATCTATGGCTTCCAAGTATTTAATTTTGATATGGTCATGTTAAGCCTTGTTCTCGTTGCAATCCTCGCCACGATCATGTATCAGCTTGTGGCAATGTTGGAAAAATTCTTGATGAGAAACCGAAATTAA
- the ytkD gene encoding RNA deprotection pyrophosphohydrolase encodes MHTFADYYGNEVSLSFRREPFSEQPWHVLVLCRYENQWLLTKHPRRGLEFPGGKVEKGEVPEGAAIREVWEETGARINNLHYLGQYEVRGRSDTVVKNVYFADIAYLQTKKGYMETKGPSLLESLPEKLENNRDFSFIMKDNVWKLAKEYVENYLL; translated from the coding sequence ATACACACATTCGCAGATTATTATGGAAATGAGGTCAGTCTCTCTTTTCGCCGTGAACCTTTTTCAGAGCAACCATGGCATGTGTTGGTGCTGTGCAGATACGAAAATCAGTGGCTGCTTACCAAGCATCCACGTCGTGGATTGGAATTTCCCGGTGGGAAAGTGGAAAAAGGGGAAGTGCCAGAAGGTGCTGCCATTCGGGAAGTGTGGGAAGAAACAGGAGCTCGGATTAATAATCTTCACTATCTAGGCCAATACGAAGTACGTGGGCGCTCTGACACGGTCGTGAAAAATGTATATTTTGCTGACATCGCATACTTACAAACAAAAAAAGGATATATGGAAACGAAGGGCCCTTCGTTGCTGGAAAGCCTCCCTGAAAAATTGGAAAATAACCGGGATTTCAGCTTCATCATGAAAGATAACGTATGGAAATTGGCTAAAGAATACGTAGAAAATTATCTTTTATAA
- a CDS encoding YwpF family protein has protein sequence MKTFRLRGLHLLLEKDKEEPEEEPVRLQEGLVINREESGWWLVEAVVAESGVATFQQLSEEDCEVVMEVLISHTQNDPATMVGRVRSIRSLTDRYSILIDGKMALKKEEVFNYILETLIEDGYSGEELLTEFKKRKQDRGSWSRHLARSLYKQYRTQGSSPLDHA, from the coding sequence ATGAAAACGTTTCGCCTGCGCGGTTTACATTTACTATTGGAAAAAGATAAAGAAGAACCGGAAGAAGAACCAGTCAGATTACAAGAAGGGCTCGTCATTAACCGCGAGGAAAGCGGCTGGTGGTTAGTTGAAGCGGTAGTGGCAGAATCGGGGGTTGCTACCTTTCAGCAATTATCAGAGGAAGATTGTGAAGTGGTGATGGAGGTACTCATCTCACACACGCAAAATGATCCGGCAACGATGGTTGGTCGTGTGCGATCTATCCGTTCGCTGACAGATCGTTATTCGATTTTAATCGACGGGAAAATGGCCTTAAAGAAAGAGGAAGTCTTTAATTACATTCTGGAGACGTTAATTGAAGACGGTTATTCAGGAGAAGAGCTGCTTACAGAGTTTAAAAAACGCAAACAAGATCGGGGGAGCTGGTCCCGGCATTTAGCTCGATCGTTATATAAACAATATCGTACACAGGGGTCTTCGCCCCTTGATCATGCCTGA
- a CDS encoding MalY/PatB family protein, whose amino-acid sequence MNFDEIIERRNTNSMKWDQLEAKYQDSELWPMWVADMDFRAPEPVLKALDDVTRHGVFGYHHPPHSLRQAIQDWTSRRFGWDIKPEAMTFTPGVVPAIHHLINAYTDEGDGIIIQTPVYFPFFALLRSNRRTLLENRLVEGTDGKYEIDFDDLEAHMKNGAKMIILCNPHNPVGRVWSESELTKIAELCARYDVTVVSDEIHADVILQGNHTPFAKLETAKDLQVATCMAPSKTFNLASLQLSYVIFNDGEMQKRLEQQMQQNFTGIGNPYSSAAAEAAYRHGEPWLEELLSYVQGNVDYVNERLQTEMPSIGFVKPEATYLLWLDFRKLELTQDDLQNWLRKEGKIALNDGHTFGKAGSGFARMNVACPREHVVEGMNRLKTAYDKKMND is encoded by the coding sequence GTGAATTTCGATGAGATTATTGAACGCAGAAATACAAACTCCATGAAATGGGATCAATTAGAAGCGAAGTACCAAGATAGCGAGCTATGGCCGATGTGGGTGGCGGATATGGACTTTCGCGCCCCGGAACCGGTTTTGAAAGCATTGGACGATGTGACCAGACACGGTGTTTTTGGCTATCACCATCCGCCCCATTCGTTGCGACAGGCCATTCAAGACTGGACGTCACGACGGTTTGGCTGGGACATTAAACCGGAAGCGATGACCTTTACCCCGGGCGTCGTTCCTGCGATCCATCATTTAATCAATGCATATACGGATGAAGGGGATGGCATCATCATTCAAACGCCGGTGTATTTTCCTTTTTTTGCATTGCTGAGAAGCAATCGGCGTACGCTGCTTGAGAATCGGTTGGTCGAAGGAACGGATGGCAAGTACGAAATTGATTTTGACGATCTTGAAGCGCACATGAAAAACGGTGCGAAAATGATCATTCTTTGCAATCCCCATAACCCCGTCGGGCGCGTGTGGTCCGAATCAGAGCTGACGAAGATCGCGGAATTGTGCGCGCGTTATGACGTCACTGTTGTTTCTGATGAAATTCACGCCGACGTGATTTTACAAGGGAACCATACCCCGTTCGCCAAGCTGGAAACAGCGAAAGACTTGCAGGTAGCAACTTGCATGGCTCCGAGCAAAACATTTAACCTTGCGTCGTTACAGCTGTCTTATGTGATTTTCAATGACGGGGAAATGCAGAAGAGACTTGAGCAACAAATGCAACAAAATTTCACGGGGATTGGAAATCCATATTCATCAGCGGCTGCCGAAGCGGCGTACCGGCATGGGGAGCCATGGTTGGAAGAGCTTCTGAGTTATGTGCAAGGCAATGTTGACTATGTAAACGAACGTTTGCAAACAGAAATGCCAAGCATTGGTTTTGTAAAACCGGAAGCGACTTATTTGTTATGGCTTGATTTTCGAAAGCTGGAGTTAACGCAAGACGATTTGCAGAATTGGCTTAGAAAAGAAGGCAAAATCGCGTTGAATGACGGCCATACATTCGGAAAAGCCGGCAGCGGATTTGCCCGAATGAATGTTGCGTGTCCCCGCGAACATGTTGTTGAAGGGATGAATCGATTGAAGACAGCATATGATAAAAAAATGAACGATTAG